In the Castor canadensis chromosome 1, mCasCan1.hap1v2, whole genome shotgun sequence genome, tttgatccagcaataccactcttggggatatacccaaaagactgttactccagaggcacctgcacatccatgtttattgcggcattattcacaatagccaagttatggaaacagccaagatgccccagcactgacgaatggattaagaaaatgtggtatctatacacgatggaattttatgcagccatgaagaagaacgaaatgttatcattcgctggtaaatggatggaattggagaacatcattctgagtgaggttagcctggcccaaaagaccaaaaatcgtatgttctccctcatatgtggacattagatcaagggcaaacacaacaaggggattggactatgggCACATGataaaggcgagagcacacaagggaggggtgaggataggtaagacacctaaaaaactagctagcatttgttgcccttaacgcagagaaactaaagcagataccttaaagcaactgaggccaataggaaaaggggaacaggtactagagaaaaggttagatgaaaaagaattaacctagaaggtaacacccacgcacaggaaatcaatgtgagtcaatgccctgtatagctatccttatctcaaccagcaaaaaccctgttccttcctattattgcttatactctctctacaacaaaattagaaataagggcaaaatagtttctgctggatattgaggcgggggggggggagcgggagggggcggagtgggtggtaagggagggggtgggggcaggggggagaaatgaaccaagccttgtatgcacatataaataataaaagaaaaatgaaaaaaaaattttcaaatttatttgaatataggttctcaaagtagtctctgatgatttcctggacttccatggtgttttttgttatctccccttttgcattcctgattctactaatttgggtttttttctctcctcattttagtcaggtttgccaggggcctatcgatcttgtttattttttcaaagaaccaactttttgtttcattaattctttgtatggtttttttggtttctatttcattgatttcagctcttatttttattatttctctccttctatttgttttgggatttgcttgttcttgtttttctaggagtttgagatgtatcattaggtcattgatttgggatctttcattctttttaatatatgcactcatggctataaactttcctctcaggactgcctcagctgtgtcccataggttctggtaggttgtgttttcattttcattaacttccaggaactttttaatttcctcttttatttcattgatgatccattcttcattaagtaatgagttatttagtttccagctgtttgcatgttttttgtctttacttttgttgttgagttctacttttactgcattgtgatcagatagtatgcacggtataatttctattttcttgtatttgctgagacttgctttgtgccctaggatatgatctattttggagaaggttccatgggctgctgagaagaatgtatattgtgtagaagttggatgaaatgttctgtagacatctactaggtccacttgatctattgcatattttagatcttggatttctttattgattttttgtatggatgacctatctattgatgatatggattgttaaagtctcccacaaccactgtgttggcgtttatatatgcttttaggtctttcagggtatgtttgatgaaattgggtgcgttgacattgggtgcgtacagattgatgattattatttccttttggtctatttccccttttattagtatggaatgtccttctttatctcgtttgatcaatgtaggtttgaagtctactttgtcagagataagtattgctactcctgcctgttttcgggggccattggcttggtaaatctcctaCAGAGTATCTTTCTAAGCCTCATAGAATTTTATTTGTGTCAATTTTATGACATAGCATAACATGGCATTACAGGCTTTGTATGCATTACTTCTCCTTTTTTAAGTCTCCTTTAGTCTGATCAGCTGTTTACTTCCACAACCTCCAGGCAAACACCTGGCACATAAAATGCTAACTAGATCTTAGGAGCACTTATTCTTTGCAAGCCACTGTGTTAAGGATTTTTAAAGGAATCATGACACAAACCTTACAGCAACCCAGTTAGCAATTTTTAGTCACTAACTGTGACAGATAAAATACTGGATGCACCTTTAACTCCATGAAAAAGTATCATATCCTACCCTCGAGAAGTTGACAATCTAGGGAGGTTGGTGCATTAATATCCTCAGGTataaagatgaagaaagtgaGGCTGAAAGGTGTCATTTGTTTGCCTGGAATCTCACAGTAAGAAAGGGGCAAAGTCAGAATTCAGACCAGCTCCGCAGTCTGTGTATAGGGACTATACACAGAACCCCTGTGTTCGAAAGGAGGCACCTGATAGTCACTTATGGAAGAAAAAGTTGTGGAACACTCCTAAAATGAAGTCAACTCACGAATGACAAAGGGTTTCACTCCCTGGTCTTTGGGGGCGAGGGGCAGGAAATGAGCAAAATTGCTGATTGAAGTGTAGTTGTATCCTTGTACTTATCTGGACGTTGTCACTGCTAACTAAACCCCATCTATTGAGACAGGATTAAAGATGTCTCTTTAAGTGATCCTCATTGAGCAGTGTCCCTTAAAGTGGGCCCTCCTCTGCTCACTGAGCGGTGTGGCCGAGTCACTAAGTAGCAGTGAGACCTTGGGTTTGTCTCCCATAGCTGAGTGGAGTGATAGGTAACGATGCACACAGATCCTGACTGAGAAATggtgcaattcttttttttaatttaatttttaatttttattttattcatatgtgcatacaatgtttgggtcatttctccccccttccccccttctcctcccttccccccccacacctcccttacccctcgctacctggcagaaactattttgcctttatgtctaattttgctgaagagagagtataagcaataatagggagggcCAAGGTTTTGGtgcaattattcttttttttttcttttattattcatatgtacatacaaagcttggttcatttattCTTGAATAAATGCAATTATTCTTGAAGGGTGGATTTAAATCCCAAGAGCAAGAAGCTTCCAAAGACCCTGCAAGTCCCCGAGCGCCCCCTGCCCTGTGAGCCCGAACACTGCCTTCCTGCTCCATCCCGAGCTGTCAGTTAGGCTGACGGACGGACAGAGATCCCTTCTCCGAACGCCACCTTGGCAGCAGCGCTGTTTGGCCTAATCATCTTTTCAAACAGAAGTGGCCCAAAATAGAGGTTAGCAGGAACAGGCGCTGGAGGCGCCTCCAACAGGAGACCACCTGACTTTACACCACGTTCACCGAGCTAAGCGGCGGAGAAGACCTCTAAGACCATGCCCGGGCCGGAGTGGTCTGGGCCGCGGGAACCACCCAGGACTCCGGACTGCGTACTCCGCAAGCCGCGAGGTCCAGTCCCGCCCTCTACGCTCAGCAGTCACCCCGGCAACACGCTCGTCCGGCGGTGATCTGACGTAGAGAGCGTGGCTGGGGCCAGCCCCGCGCCCGTCGCCCcgcctcttccctccttccaccAATAGCTTGCTGTGTGGGCGGGCACCAGGAGCTCCGGATCGGCCCCCTTCCCTGGGAACGCTGAGCGCATGCGCCTGGAAGAGCGGGCCGGGTGAGGGGGCTCTTTACCAGGGGGAGGGGGCCGGAAGTGGAAGGGGCCTGCGCCCACAGCCTCTCCCGGGCCGGGCGCCCGCTGGGATGGACGTTGCGGGGGAGGGAACGGGGTGGTCTCCGGGGAAGTCAAGGCCGGGGCTCCCAGCCAGAGCCGGAGCAGGCAGCTGACCCGCCGGTGTTTGTGTGTAGCGCCTGCCCAGGGAGACATGGAGAAGTGCTTGGCGGCAGCGGCGCTGAACGGGGTGGACCGACGTTCCTTGCAGCGTTCGGCGAGGCTGGGTCAAGAAGTGCTGGAGCGGGCCAGGAGGAGGGCGGTGGACTGGCATTCGCAGGAGCGTCCCAGGGGCAGCACAGGGGACCTCTTCCAGCCGGGGCCCGGACCCCAGCGCCTTCTCCCAGGAGAGGTGAGGCGGGTGCTGCAGACCCCGTCACTCCCTGGGCGGGGCCTGGACGGACCCCGCCCTTGGCGGGAAGATGGAAAGCATCAGGACCGTGAGTGGAAAAGTCCTTTGAAAACCGTACTTTTAACACATTCtcgttacttaaaaaaaaaatcttacatgcTACCGTCTGATATTAGAAGAAATCCAGCAAACCTATTTTTTAGGTCCTGGATAAATTGCACGTTGTGTTGAATTCTTTCTCGGTAATACCCTTTTTACTAAAACTTGCAGAGAGAGACCTTCCCAAAAGTAAAAAGGCTTTTTCCAAAATGGTGTCATTTTTCAATAGGGAGTCCCACATCTCACCTGTGACTTGCCGTTTATTCAATTAGGGAGAAGAAAGGCACCAGACCCTTAGTGCTTCCTTCAGAACGATGGCTGAATTCATGGACTACGCTTCAAGTCAGTGTGGGGTAAGTTGGTGTGAATCATGTGGGGAGAATGTAGATGCTTCCTTCTCACCTACCCTGCAGGCCTTGTAACCGGTAATTAAGTCAGGTGGTAAATCCAAGTTAGAATTCATCCAACAGATATGTAATTGACTCTGTGATTGTTGAGGATATAGCAGTAAACCAGCCAGAAAAGGTCTCTTGCACTCATTTTCAGTCTATTGGGGGAAGTTGCTTATTTGCTGGATTCCTCAATTAAGTCAaatattagggtttttttttttttttaaactttgaaaaaaatctttagaatCATTCTAAATTGgaacttttgttttcaaaatgtattgAAACAAAGTCTGTAGATAATATCTTTAGGCCTCTAATGCTTGTTTCAAGTTCCCAGTGACATAGTTTTTAAATATGTCCCAGTGGGTCCTTAAGCAGTTGTTGGTGACAAAGATGATCATGTGAAACAGATGCAGGTCCCTGGTTGGGTGTGCAGTTTAACAGTAGGAACCACTTCCAAGGAATCAGACCCATGTTCTGGACTTACTGACTGTAATGTCTGTGAGCCATTTGTCTCTCTCAGTCTTAGCTAAGGCACGTGACCAGAGCAATGAGAAGCTAGGAACACGCTTCAGGACATGAAGCTTAATAATGTATTTTAGCTTTCCATTCCAAAGTTAAGATTTCTAAAGTCCCTTTCTGCCTTTATAGCCTATTTCTTCGGTTTCCACTGAGAGATAAAGACCAGCAAATTGTCATAAATTGTAGATTTAAGTCAAGTTTTTGGTACCATTCATTGAAATGGGTAAACAAAGGTTTTAAGTCCCCCTTGTGAAACCCATACACTTAGGTCATCTTTAAGTACTTTGAGGGAACATTGAAGGTGGAGCAACCAACATTAAAGGAAAACACCTGCATGAAAAGCAAGCTTTGTCTTCTTGGCATCACACCAAACTTAACATTTTGTGAGACTTGTAAGGACTTGTGAGACTTCCTTACTGGTCtgtaaggaagaagaaagagtccCTTGTTTCTGTCCtgcttttcagtttcatttgtTGAGATCTTAAAAATTGTAATCTTCCTACATCCTTTATAAAACTCCCTCTGACTCCAAGAATAGCATTCTGACCAATGAGATATGGCTCAGAGAATATTTTTACATTCTTATTTGTACTTTGGTGGTTGTGGAAAAATTTGTAACTTCAGCTCTACTGTAAAGCAATTAACTTAAGCCCTTGGTTCATGGTTCAGTAAAAggaacaatatttgtctttggTTTGAGGTTAGCAAATTGATGTTCTTCATGTTGGTTTTCAGTTCAAATCTGTTATGGAATGGAGCCTCAGAGCCTCTTTGCTTCCTGAAGGTTTTAGAGTAGTGTTCTGGGTGTGCCTTCAGAATTTTGAAGCATCCCCTAAAATGTATCATTAGATCCATGTCGTGAGTACTTTCCCTGGCTTCTCATTTTTCTGGTCACATGCCTAAGATACTGTCCCTACAGTAAATTCAAAACAAGCAGGCTGTGATATCTTCATCATTAGTCATAATCAGGGGCAAATCCAAGGTTAActtggagagggaggaaggaaatagaCAAGAAAAATGTAACTGTTTTCTAATCCTTCGGATTATTCTTAAACTGGAGACCTCTCCTTCTACTCCCCTTGCATGGGAACCCTGGGGAGAAGAGCTGCATAGCTCTTGAGTTAATGTTTCCTTTCCTGCTGTATTTCTAAACCTCGAGAAAATGCACATCATCTTCCCACGTCCTTCTCTGAGACCTGGACAGTAAACATGGAACTGTTCACCAGTGTgtcaggggaggaaggaaaagggtaTGTGTTCTTCACAGCTGCGCAAAGACATGCAAGTTGTTTAACCTGGCAGAGAACATGGGGCCTGCCAACCTTTAACTGGCTATAGCTCTTGCTTGCTCCACAGAGGCAGCAGATGGCAGCAAAGTCATGCCAAAtgcagtttccttgtctgtggcCACTTTACATGGGCTAAGGCTTGTTTTGTGACTTCAGAGGCCTGTCAAAAGACAAGTAATTTACCTTTGCTCTCTAGCTTCCCTCCTTAACCGTATTGACCCAAGAATTAGaggatatttttgaaaatttgacCAGAACGTTTAGTTATCTCAGTGTCTTTCACATTACTTCTCTAGAGATACTACTCATCTGTACTGGAAGAAGGAGGGGCAACCCATGTCTATCGTTACCACAGAGGGAAGCCAGACTTGTACTTGTGCTCAGATTTAGACCGTGGTCAGGTATGTGTCTTCATCTGTCCTTTCTGTGCCTGCCGCCTAGCAAGATTGAGACCCTGTTTTTGGGAGCTCCTGCTGGATGCTGTATCATGGGATGCCCATGTAACTCAGCATTACAGTATGCAACAGAAGTGTATCAGCCTTAGAAAAGCCTGAGAGAACTTACAGCAGTGAGCACGAAATAGGAGCTTATCTAAAACATGACAGTGACCTACTTTGCTGTGGGATTCTTGGGCATGCTTAAAAAATTTCACATATCCTCTTTTACATCTAGGAATAGAAagagattttttgtgtgtgtgaaggctagagatttattgttattttgtgaTTAATAAATTGTCAGATTGCTTATGACACTGTCCCACACCATTCACCAGTACATGAAGACACATGAATACCATCCTTAACAACCTTCTCTAATCATGCCTCCACCCTGACCTTTGTACATGCGTTCCTCCTTGGGAAAGTGTCAGAACAGTACATGGAATGGTGGGCAACCTGACCTCCTGACCATTTTAGAAAGagatttttaataatttacataTCTCACAGAGATACTGGTAACTATCATGGCTTTGCTTTTtcgtttcatttcttttatttagatggggtcttgctctgGTGCCTACACTGgttttgaactcctgggctccagtagtcctcctgcctcatcctcaagagtagctggaattacatgccTGGCTCACAGAATAAAAGATAGTAACATTTACAGCCTTTGACCACAACCTTACCTCTCTTCTACCATATGTCACTGTGGGGCCAAAAGTTCTACTTGTTGAACAGATGTTGGTACTAGtggtagtttttgtttgtttatttgttttgttttgggttttttttttgtgcatgtgtgtggaactggaatttgaactcagcttcacgcttgcaaagcaggcactctacttcttgagctgtACTTCTAGGcagttttgctgtggttattttggagatggggtcttaaaaactatttgtgtaggctgaccttaaaccataatcctccagatctcagcctcccaactaatttaggattacagtcatgagtcacCGGCCCCTGGCTCTGGTAGTGGTTTTTGAGGAGAGTagccttttttccccttctttttcttaaaCTCTACTAGTTGTACTCAAAGATGGCAAACTTTAATTCCCAAGTTGGATTCTTGACCTCTCTGACCTCTGAGCTATCTTGGGGTGTTAGAGCAGAGAGGTTTAGGAAAACTGTAGGGGCTCGAGCAAAGGAATATGAGTGAAGCTGATAGGTTGGAAgtactcccttccttcctttctgggaTACAAAGAGCTCCAGAGCCTGCTTCTTGGTTCCCTTTTCAGGCTTAGCCTGAGCTCTTCTTACTCTCGGGTACATGTGGTGAatagtcatttttctctttccccataAAATGTAAGTTAGTGTCTCTAGGGGAATTGGCTTTCTCAGTCACTACGTTCCtttaacaccacacacacactcctagaAGCACAGAAGAGAGATTTTTCTGAGAGTCttttaaatgtcatcttttttatACTTTGAATCTTCCCTACAATTCACTAACTATATTATAGTCTAGGAAACCAAGATCAGAGAAGTTAAGCAGTCTTAGAAAGTAGCAGGAAATAAGATTTAAATTCAGGtttgtctgactccaaagcccatgTAAGGATAAAAGTAACCATAGGAAACATATGACtaaaaaataccttttaaaatacCTCTAAATTCACTCAAAAGAGCATTAATAATTTAGGTGACAATAAATTAGGTGCAGAACAATTTTCCTGATAAGGTAGGAGAAAATTTCTTTACACTCCAGAAGTCAAAGCCTGAACCCTAATCAATATTTCTACTTGTCTTTTCCATTTGTCTCtttagagaaaagacagagaaaagacatCCCTTGCTTCAGGAAGCTTCAAATCAGTGTGTGTTCCAGAGGTATCGCAGCCCGTGAGTACAGAACTGCTGGTGTGCTCGACTTTACCGCATTGCAATGCCATGAACCAGTTGACCTGTTAATTATAGCACTCTGTTTGGAAGGGATCTGTAGCATTTTTAATTTGGGTTGTTCTTATACTTGGTGCACAAAAATGTGGTTTGgtgtaaaattatgttttcttggtATCCTTTTTTGCTGGAAGTTTCAGGGATGAGCTTTGTGCCTGAACTAATAGTTACAGTTGGAAAGAATGTGAAGTATTCACATCTCAGTCCCTATGGCTCAGCTGGGCTGGCACTAGGTCCTGCTGGAATTTCACCATCTGTTTAAGCAACAGGAGGTCCTGACCCTTCTgcttaatataattttgtttcttgctGAAATTCTGAAAACATACACATTTGGTGAGATACCAGGTTTCaaaacatttgaaattatttgttcCCATTTTCCACAAATGTTTCTGAATAAAAAAACATATAATGATGAATTGTTCATTTTTAAGATAAAGTATTCATTAGTTCATAACCCTGGGGAATTTTTTGGAACTTGGGAGAGCTGGAATTTTGAGGAAAGGAACTTTAGGATGTTGCTGCAATAAATTCCTTAGTCTTTGTTTGTATGCAATTGGTCATTAGCCAGGATTTAGAATATACTAGAGTTCATAGCAACTAAGAAATATTCTGCTCCTAGTACACATATGTTGCTAGCCTTAGATGCCTTCATTACTGTTGATTTTTGGTAATGGCAATCTTCCTGACATTTCAGCGTTGGAGTCACAGATGCCAATCTGACCCCAGTGTTGCCTTGTGAGCAGGCACATGGAGCATCCTTGGCCTTCTGTGATTCCGATGCAGCCATATTTTCTGCAACTTAACTTTTGTTTATTTACACAGTTGACAACCAATAAACAATTGTGGCATTGCCATATACATTCCTACCAGTTTAATAGTAGACCTAATTTTGCAGAAATTAGGTATGAtaggattaaaaataaagcaggtttttttaaaaaatggcttcaAATCTATCTGCACGACAAGGCAAGGAGAGAATTTCATAAGAGTGTAAGTTTCCTGTAGCAAAATTTACTAGCCAGTACTTGCATTTTTCTCCCAGGTGTGGTGTTAGAAATGGCAGCTTCTCTGCACAATaagggactcaagtggtaggctGCCTGCttagcgagtgtgaggccctgaattcaaaccccagtatcaccaaaaaaaaaaaaaacagaaatagccTCTGCCTGTGGCTGCTTCTGAGCATTGTGCAAGCATGCAGCAGCATCCTGGCTGTCACTTTGGTGGgtcttttctgattttgtgaATTTGTCCTTTTGCTACTTGAACTGAGATCCATTCTCTCCCTGTGCATCTGCTATGACCTGCTTCCCAGCCATGTGTGATGTCTAGCTTTGGAGAATGGTTTGTGCTCTAAACACAAACTTTCCCATGAATTCCACCTTTCCAGTCCTCCAAGGAAGGGCTTTTGCCAactaacatgacaaaatggatctACTCATTGTTCTTAGCTTTAGGAGAAAAGAAATGCTTCACCTTCCTGATGATGAATTTAGCAAAGCACAATTAAAAAGTAGTTCTCATTATTCCAAGGGACCTTGCTGTCACTGCCAGTCTCTTGTCTGCTTGCAAGTGCCACTGTCTGCTTTTGATCCCCCCAGATAAGGACCATTAGACTTTTCCTCTGCCTAATTCTTACTCCAACTAGAGTGTTGTTTTTATAGCCCTTCCTATTCCTGTAACACTTTAGCATTTACAGAGCATTTTCACATGCTTACTTGTGAGGTAGGCATTATCACAGATTTAGAAACAAAGGAACAAGCATAGCGGCCACAGCTTACCTAAATGATAGGTCTGTTATATAACCAAGCTGAGCCTTTGAACATAACTTCTGTCTCCCACTTTGACACTTCATTCCATCACACCTCTGCCACACAAAGGCAGCCTAGTGAAGGCTCTAAATTGCTATGTCCTCTTTTTCTTCCAGACCAAGGACATCTCTAAGGACCTCTACATAGAAGTATACCCAGGGACCTATTCTGTCACTGTGGGCTCAAATGCCTTAACCAAGAAGACTCACGTGGTCGCAGTTGATTCAGGACAAAGTGTGGACTTGGTCTTCCCTGTATGATGTTGACCATCACTGCCATCACATCATTCTTTTTAAGTAGCAAGAAGAATAAAGCCACTGTATGATTCTCTTAATAATGATGCATTAATCCTGCTTTTAGTGCTGACTGCAGCGTCAGCCTTCCTGGGACCTGGAGTCTGTCTCTTTCAGTGCCCATTTTAATTTGAGAGTATACAAGTCCCCCATCCAGATTTGCCTAAAAGCAATAATGTGATGAGATGATGCTGTCTGAACAATTTTTACTGCTGGCTTTCCAAGTAAAGGTTAATTATGATAATAAAGGGAGAGATTTGGAAACGGAGAGGATTCATTTTTATtggtattaaaaaaaagataaaacacagtATGTATGTCCCACATGTGTAGGCTTTTTGAAAAGATGACAGAGGCTATGGACACATTTGCCCAAAGCAGGCCAACCACACTCTGTGGCTTCTGTGGAAGAGGCCTCCTCAAGCAGTCTCACCAGGCCTGGGCCACCAGTTCCTGTGCCCCTACAGTCACAGCAGTGCTTTTCTGCTGCTCATCTGCAGGGAGGTTCTAATGCAGTGAAGATGCTGCTGCACACTCGATTCTCACCTGCAACCTGTGCTCTGCTTCCTTCCACCGAAGAAGGCCTTGTCAGCCACTTTGCAGCTCCTCCTCAATTATTTACCACCATATCCTTTAACTTTCTGTGAGGAAAAACAAATCCTGAATCTTATTCTGACCataattttaaagattaaaagtCACTGATTTTAGCTAGGCAAGGCAGTGtgtacctctaatcccagctgctctggaggcaaggcagaaggatcatgctAGGCAGTTTGTAGGCCCTGTCTCAATaatagatcctatctcaaaacaggataaaagtaaaaggactaggagcatgcaaggccctaggttcaatccatAGTATTGtgcaaaaaaaatcactgattttAACAAGTCACTGATGTGTCCCAAACTTTTTTAAGCTACCACACCAACAGTATTGTTGCACCTTCCCAGTTGCTTGGTTAGTTAGCTCATTTTGAACTTAGCAGCTCTTTCTTCaggaaaaatgtcagtttttgaCAAAAACAgtgtttgccttttgtttttaaagatcatCGCTGGATAATTTTAACCAGTATTCCATATGTGAACTGAATTACCACATTATCCAAAATATGATCCACAAGCCTAGAAATAGCCCAGTTATCCAAACCCAACCAGAAACCTGCTAGAAAACTACCCAGCCAAATATAAACTACACTATTAATGTCCAATCAAATAGTCCAACCTTTTATTCTGGCGTCCTTATACTTAGGTTGTTTTAAATAAGAGAACAGTCTCCCATGAACAGAAGGCCGAGTGAAGCAGACCTGTGTCCTACACCATGGGGCAGAAGGTCATGTGCATGGGGACCTTAGCTCCACCCATAAGCCTATGATGAACTTTATGGATTCTGTCAGCCTTCTAAAATTCTATGCATAATTTGGTATGTGCAGCTTTATGGGAAGAGTTTCACCATTCGCAAAGGGAAATGTAACCCCAGAAGTTCTAAAAACCCCTTCCCAGATACTCTGCTTTGTCCAGATTCTCAGGGTTTTTAATTTAAGGAAAACTTTCCCCTTTTATATGTTACAGTACACTGCCTTAGTTTTCTGTGTTCGGCTTCCTCTGGCAGGGTCTGCCATGGCTTCGTGTTGGTTGCTTTCAGGGCCAGCTCTTGGGTAGTCCCCATTACCACAGTTTGTGCTCTCTCCTTTTTGTTGTCTTCGGATGTTGCCACGTCTTGTTCCTAAACACCAAATCAATCAGTTATGTTGAGTATGCCACCATTTTGAGAGGATTACTCTTAACGACAAGGAGAGCTATATCAAGGATCGCTGAATCTTCTAAGTCTCTGTAAGCTCCTAGTAgtctgtgatt is a window encoding:
- the Akip1 gene encoding A-kinase-interacting protein 1, which translates into the protein MEKCLAAAALNGVDRRSLQRSARLGQEVLERARRRAVDWHSQERPRGSTGDLFQPGPGPQRLLPGEGEERHQTLSASFRTMAEFMDYASSQCGRYYSSVLEEGGATHVYRYHRGKPDLYLCSDLDRGQRKDREKTSLASGSFKSVCVPEVSQPTKDISKDLYIEVYPGTYSVTVGSNALTKKTHVVAVDSGQSVDLVFPV